A genomic window from Pyxidicoccus trucidator includes:
- a CDS encoding methionine ABC transporter ATP-binding protein: protein MLELRGVSKVYGQGGQEVPALRNVSLRVEFGEVFGQSGAGKSTLIRCLNLLERPTSGEVRVDGRDMLALDPEALRVARQGIGMIFQHFNLFSSRTVAGNVAFPLEVAGCSRAHIRERVEELLSLVGLSDKAEAYPSQLSGGQKQRVGIARALAPRPRVLLSDEATSSLDPETTRSVLALLRDINRQLGLTILLITHQMEVVKSICDSVAVLERGRGVEQGKVVDLIARPGTRLRELCYPPSVTRDSATAPGGHRVELSLVGEHSTRPILTTLARRFGVDAWLLEGSMERVGETRVGRLLFELTGPPEAVNGALGFLHEQGLTPGVPRV, encoded by the coding sequence GTGCTTGAGCTCCGAGGCGTCAGCAAGGTGTACGGGCAGGGTGGACAGGAGGTGCCAGCCCTGCGGAACGTGTCGCTGCGGGTTGAGTTCGGAGAGGTGTTCGGGCAGAGCGGCGCCGGCAAGTCCACGCTCATCCGCTGCCTCAACCTCCTGGAGCGTCCCACGTCCGGCGAGGTGCGCGTGGACGGGCGGGACATGCTGGCGCTCGACCCCGAAGCACTCCGCGTGGCGCGTCAAGGCATCGGGATGATCTTCCAGCACTTCAACCTCTTCTCCTCGCGGACGGTGGCCGGCAACGTCGCCTTCCCGCTGGAGGTGGCGGGCTGCTCCCGCGCGCACATCCGCGAGCGCGTGGAGGAGCTGCTCTCTCTGGTGGGACTGTCCGACAAGGCGGAGGCGTACCCCTCGCAGCTCTCGGGCGGGCAGAAGCAGCGGGTGGGCATTGCCCGGGCGCTGGCGCCGCGCCCGCGCGTCCTGCTGTCCGACGAGGCCACGTCCTCGCTGGACCCGGAGACGACGCGCTCGGTGCTCGCGCTGCTGCGGGACATCAACCGTCAGCTCGGGCTGACCATCCTGCTCATCACCCACCAGATGGAGGTGGTGAAGTCCATCTGCGACTCGGTGGCCGTGCTGGAGCGCGGCCGGGGGGTGGAGCAGGGCAAGGTCGTGGACCTCATCGCCCGCCCCGGCACCCGGTTGCGCGAGCTGTGCTACCCGCCCTCGGTGACTCGGGACAGCGCCACGGCGCCGGGAGGACACAGGGTGGAGCTGTCCCTGGTGGGCGAGCACTCCACGCGGCCCATCCTCACCACGCTGGCGCGGCGCTTCGGCGTGGACGCGTGGTTGCTGGAGGGCTCGATGGAGCGCGTGGGGGAGACCCGGGTGGGCCGGCTCCTCTTCGAGCTCACGGGTCCACCGGAGGCGGTGAACGGAGCGCTGGGCTTCCTCCACGAGCAGGGCCTGACGCCGGGGGTGCCGCGTGTCTAG
- a CDS encoding PLP-dependent aspartate aminotransferase family protein — MTSLPTLPRRSKEPAVRTRFATRLLHTGHETDPATGAAAVPIYQVSMFDQPGLDQPGEFDYARSGNPTRKALEGVLAELDEAHAAFAFGSGMAAISTVLMLFSAGDHLVVTDDCYGGTYRVLTRVFSRFGLKATFVDTSDPDAVRAAIRPNTRALLVESVSNPFLRRTDITAMAIIARTCGALLIVDNTFLSPYVSRPLTEGADIVVHSATKYLGGHSDVVAGTVAVKTPALAQEVYFLQNAVGAVLGPQDCFLLQRGIKTLGVRLERQVRTAAALARWLKDRPEVREVFYPGAGAVVSFRLDRDEWAAPFVEALQLPLLGVSLGAVESIVTVPARHSHASVPAAERQRRGITDGLIRFSVGLEDLEDLQEDLSLALGQAVRVAA; from the coding sequence ATGACATCGTTGCCGACCTTGCCCAGGCGTTCGAAGGAGCCCGCCGTGCGTACCCGCTTCGCGACGCGCTTGCTGCACACGGGTCATGAGACCGACCCCGCCACCGGCGCGGCGGCGGTGCCCATCTACCAGGTGTCCATGTTCGACCAGCCGGGGCTCGACCAGCCCGGCGAGTTCGACTACGCGCGCTCGGGGAATCCCACGCGCAAGGCGCTCGAGGGCGTGCTCGCCGAATTGGACGAGGCGCACGCCGCCTTCGCCTTCGGCTCCGGCATGGCCGCCATCTCTACGGTGCTGATGCTCTTCAGCGCGGGCGACCACCTGGTCGTCACGGACGACTGTTACGGCGGCACCTACCGGGTGCTGACGCGCGTGTTCAGTCGGTTCGGCCTCAAGGCCACCTTCGTGGACACGAGCGACCCGGACGCCGTGCGCGCCGCCATCCGCCCCAACACCAGGGCGCTGCTGGTGGAGAGCGTCAGCAACCCGTTCCTCCGGCGTACCGACATCACCGCGATGGCCATCATCGCTCGGACGTGTGGGGCGCTGCTCATCGTCGACAACACGTTCCTGTCGCCATACGTGTCGCGGCCGCTCACCGAGGGCGCGGACATCGTGGTGCACAGCGCGACGAAGTATCTCGGGGGGCACAGCGACGTGGTCGCAGGGACGGTGGCGGTGAAGACGCCCGCGCTCGCGCAGGAGGTGTACTTCCTCCAGAACGCGGTGGGCGCGGTGCTCGGGCCGCAGGACTGCTTCCTCCTCCAGCGCGGCATCAAGACGCTGGGGGTCCGCCTGGAGCGGCAGGTGCGCACGGCGGCGGCGCTCGCCCGCTGGCTCAAGGACAGGCCCGAGGTGCGCGAGGTCTTCTACCCGGGCGCCGGCGCGGTGGTGTCGTTCCGGCTGGACAGGGACGAGTGGGCGGCACCGTTCGTGGAGGCGCTGCAACTGCCCCTGCTCGGCGTGTCGCTGGGAGCGGTGGAGAGCATCGTCACGGTGCCTGCTCGCCACTCCCATGCGTCCGTGCCGGCAGCCGAGCGGCAGCGGCGCGGCATCACCGACGGGCTCATCCGCTTCTCGGTGGGGCTGGAGGACCTGGAGGACCTTCAGGAGGACCTGTCGCTCGCGCTGGGACAGGCGGTGCGCGTGGCGGCGTGA
- a CDS encoding tetratricopeptide repeat protein, translating to MNEPRQRAETLLAQAERLSPGLGLLAEVLSLAVRVEPALLRKARLVFAPKLGVGVEADLWFGQLVESSGAGGFVFRREVAELLRERLARNPARLDAAWRLTRSFHPFIPPAAALEEKVTWAALAGHSEEALNRELGSALTAMLSSPSRAVGIARWALRALPRLPERAQRSETGALLSLATISRVDGTWLRVNGALPARLPARSWRVLDELSGVPVRLLREPERISFLPPEAQEGHRLELPDTHPPLLELAWEEAGQQHRTLVAAEPGAHVPLPGAVERLQFRAVNGQRWELTTVLEQETSAAPSFATRARVFLSPARLDHQSLRTILSPLIPEVAFAAPPLVGDTWSSAVGESLLDASVVIVVAGEAYWTNEFSRRELRIALLPYTRLPSKSTREVREAALEHIIVVSADRDLKRAFQHLPIELRNIQWPRADDVNGIAALIRMRLASKPPRIRERLRTMGVSDADIQDILWEAWNLPPREDLGRVRHHPVTISPLLGETFVGRASTLWQLDDMLTFHGPSRTVLVEGGAGVGKTRFALEYLQRFGPSSYPGGVFWVDASVSDDQLEARLHGILRVLRPKAPELESFLREGRNVRRELAGALREEGQRARILYVVDDIPTQHPERRSRPLSWYCPSTDFIVVLATLRDAGAGYGVSTKLQLDVLDSNAAVALLTYGIESDRQPQETWKEIADQVGNLPLALTVLNASLRAGNVEPESLLARLKKRAVEFLDEQASVLSPGTPSGFRSVVEEFTAIYEELSEQAKWLARVLAQFAPTPIPVSVFEATDANLIAITPVLAQRGLISMAMEEGIQTLRLNHPLLAGFLRDRFPDATPELMRICQGLLTLMNPDSQRELTRWPVLRACLPHAQEVFKRLGDVALPELDKARFVELGVCVGQFLLTKGDLSLAWFFAGEAHEHAAEALGADARVTLDALGCMAAVERAEGNYSQSRYHCEQRLSALRESIRSTSDPALVVALMDLGAVFFEMDDLKSARIQLELALDMSRHIHEGRHPQTAVVMTQLAEVLQHAGDHRSARALLEDAIATLHQSFGFDHLDTLIAESQLAATLVAMGEPAPAHALEERVVSRFKEFLGEEHLLTRGAMGSLADILESLGQKVQARELRARLSAILLRGLQEVQGRTSSFPPPPSDVELQELLSDRLYSGETPGELLEMGNVQITSVDVTWDQPGGIVESRRLISGGGQVGVDLMVGDDSLAESFPFDFTVEQHADGSLTTSSLTVDTSTFYGEQDVIDPGESEGGEGEASE from the coding sequence ATGAACGAGCCACGCCAGCGCGCCGAGACCCTGCTCGCTCAGGCGGAGAGGCTGTCTCCCGGACTCGGTCTGCTCGCGGAGGTGCTGTCGCTCGCCGTACGCGTGGAGCCTGCGCTGCTGCGGAAGGCGCGGCTCGTCTTCGCTCCGAAGCTGGGCGTCGGGGTGGAGGCGGACCTGTGGTTCGGGCAACTGGTAGAGTCCTCGGGCGCGGGTGGGTTCGTGTTCCGAAGGGAGGTTGCCGAACTGCTCAGGGAGCGGCTTGCGAGGAATCCCGCGCGGCTGGATGCCGCCTGGAGGCTGACCCGGAGCTTCCACCCATTTATCCCTCCCGCAGCGGCCCTGGAGGAGAAGGTGACATGGGCTGCGCTGGCCGGGCATTCCGAGGAGGCGCTGAACCGTGAGCTGGGCTCGGCGCTCACGGCCATGCTGTCGAGCCCCAGTCGCGCCGTGGGAATCGCGCGGTGGGCGCTGCGGGCGCTGCCCCGACTGCCGGAGCGAGCCCAGCGCTCCGAGACTGGGGCACTGCTCTCGTTGGCCACCATTTCCCGGGTCGATGGCACCTGGCTCCGTGTCAACGGCGCGCTTCCGGCGCGGCTGCCGGCTCGGTCATGGCGGGTGTTGGATGAGCTCTCAGGCGTGCCGGTGCGGCTCCTGCGAGAGCCGGAGAGAATCTCCTTCCTCCCTCCCGAAGCGCAGGAAGGGCATCGACTCGAGCTGCCCGATACCCACCCTCCGCTCCTGGAGCTGGCGTGGGAAGAGGCCGGCCAGCAACACCGGACGCTGGTTGCGGCCGAGCCGGGGGCACATGTTCCTCTCCCGGGAGCCGTGGAGCGGCTCCAGTTCCGGGCTGTGAACGGGCAGCGCTGGGAACTGACGACGGTGCTGGAGCAGGAGACGAGCGCGGCTCCTTCGTTCGCGACGCGTGCCCGAGTATTCCTCTCGCCTGCGAGGCTGGATCACCAATCGTTGAGAACCATCCTGTCGCCGCTTATCCCCGAAGTGGCGTTTGCCGCTCCTCCACTTGTTGGAGATACGTGGAGTAGCGCCGTTGGCGAATCACTCCTCGATGCAAGCGTGGTCATCGTGGTTGCCGGGGAGGCCTATTGGACCAACGAATTCTCCCGACGGGAGCTGCGTATCGCACTCCTGCCCTACACCCGCTTGCCCAGTAAGAGCACACGCGAAGTGCGCGAAGCCGCATTGGAGCACATTATCGTTGTCTCCGCCGACCGAGACCTCAAGAGGGCTTTCCAGCATCTACCCATCGAGCTGAGAAACATTCAGTGGCCCCGAGCGGACGACGTGAATGGTATCGCCGCGCTCATCAGGATGCGGCTTGCTTCAAAGCCTCCTCGGATTCGTGAGCGGCTCCGAACCATGGGAGTCTCGGATGCCGACATTCAGGACATCTTGTGGGAAGCATGGAACCTTCCTCCTCGCGAGGATCTGGGGCGCGTCCGACATCATCCCGTCACGATTTCTCCATTGCTAGGAGAGACGTTCGTCGGCCGTGCCAGCACGCTCTGGCAGCTCGATGACATGCTCACGTTTCACGGCCCATCGAGGACTGTATTGGTGGAGGGGGGCGCTGGAGTTGGGAAGACCCGCTTCGCGCTCGAATACCTCCAGCGGTTCGGACCGAGCAGCTACCCCGGAGGTGTCTTCTGGGTCGATGCAAGTGTCAGCGACGACCAACTCGAGGCCCGGTTGCACGGTATCCTCAGGGTGCTTCGACCAAAGGCACCTGAGCTGGAATCTTTCCTGCGCGAAGGGCGAAATGTTCGTCGCGAGCTTGCCGGTGCGCTGCGGGAAGAAGGCCAGCGAGCGCGGATCCTCTATGTCGTGGATGACATTCCAACACAGCATCCTGAAAGGCGCTCCAGGCCGCTCTCCTGGTACTGTCCCAGCACCGATTTCATCGTGGTGCTTGCAACGCTCAGAGATGCAGGCGCGGGGTACGGCGTCTCTACAAAGCTCCAGTTGGACGTACTCGATTCGAATGCGGCCGTCGCGCTCCTGACGTACGGAATCGAGAGCGACCGCCAGCCCCAAGAGACTTGGAAGGAAATTGCTGACCAGGTAGGGAACCTACCCCTGGCGCTCACGGTGCTCAATGCGAGCCTGCGGGCAGGAAACGTAGAGCCGGAGTCGTTGCTAGCTAGGCTCAAGAAGCGAGCCGTGGAGTTCCTTGACGAGCAGGCGAGTGTCCTATCTCCAGGTACACCCTCCGGATTCCGCAGTGTCGTCGAAGAATTCACGGCGATTTACGAGGAGTTGTCAGAACAGGCGAAGTGGCTTGCGAGGGTCCTCGCTCAATTCGCGCCGACGCCAATTCCCGTTTCGGTGTTCGAGGCTACCGATGCCAACCTGATTGCGATAACGCCAGTCCTGGCGCAGAGGGGGCTCATCTCCATGGCAATGGAGGAGGGCATCCAAACTCTTCGATTAAATCATCCGCTTCTGGCCGGGTTCCTTCGCGACAGGTTCCCCGACGCGACACCTGAACTCATGCGAATCTGCCAGGGCCTGCTGACCCTCATGAACCCCGACTCACAGAGGGAGTTGACCCGTTGGCCGGTGCTGCGGGCCTGTCTGCCGCATGCGCAAGAGGTCTTCAAGAGGTTGGGTGATGTTGCATTGCCCGAGCTCGACAAAGCCCGATTCGTGGAATTGGGCGTCTGTGTGGGTCAGTTCCTGTTGACCAAGGGCGACCTTTCGTTAGCGTGGTTCTTCGCGGGGGAAGCTCACGAGCACGCTGCCGAGGCCCTCGGCGCCGATGCGCGCGTGACACTCGACGCGCTGGGCTGCATGGCCGCAGTCGAGCGAGCCGAAGGCAATTACTCCCAATCTAGGTACCATTGTGAACAGCGGCTCAGCGCGCTTCGCGAGAGCATCAGATCGACGTCGGACCCTGCCTTGGTCGTGGCCCTGATGGACCTGGGCGCGGTGTTTTTCGAAATGGATGATTTGAAGAGCGCGAGAATCCAGCTTGAACTCGCCCTGGACATGTCGCGGCACATCCATGAAGGCCGACACCCGCAGACGGCGGTGGTGATGACCCAGCTCGCGGAAGTGCTTCAGCACGCAGGCGACCACCGGTCCGCGCGGGCCCTCCTGGAAGATGCAATCGCGACGCTTCACCAGTCCTTCGGTTTCGACCACCTTGATACGCTCATCGCCGAATCCCAGCTGGCAGCCACGCTGGTCGCCATGGGAGAACCCGCCCCTGCTCATGCTCTCGAAGAGAGGGTGGTGTCTCGTTTCAAGGAGTTCCTTGGCGAGGAACATCTGCTAACGCGTGGGGCAATGGGGAGCCTCGCCGACATCCTCGAGTCGCTGGGGCAGAAGGTGCAGGCACGCGAGCTGCGGGCCCGGCTGAGCGCAATCCTCCTGCGGGGTCTGCAGGAAGTGCAGGGACGCACGTCATCGTTCCCCCCGCCTCCGAGCGACGTCGAGCTCCAAGAGTTGCTGAGCGACCGACTCTATTCCGGGGAAACGCCGGGTGAGCTCCTGGAAATGGGCAATGTCCAGATCACTTCCGTCGATGTGACCTGGGACCAGCCAGGAGGGATTGTTGAATCCCGCCGCCTCATCTCCGGCGGTGGTCAGGTGGGAGTCGATCTCATGGTCGGCGACGACAGCCTCGCGGAGAGTTTCCCCTTTGACTTCACGGTGGAGCAGCACGCGGATGGCTCTCTCACAACCAGCAGCCTCACGGTCGATACGTCCACGTTCTACGGAGAGCAGGACGTCATCGACCCGGGGGAAAGCGAGGGGGGCGAAGGGGAAGCGTCGGAGTAG
- a CDS encoding toll/interleukin-1 receptor domain-containing protein, giving the protein MATQVFISYSSKDAAAVALCHALGNALKAAGYEPFIDRWDISPGDKWEQGIRVALAESHAAVILFSESTLTHHYVLYETGILSIRCHLDEGFKLIPVLFDAVTPEHLTRRRFAPSAIADIQSVKLTTTEQLLEKIVQLLGPASGRVGHRTVVDSLADNIAMELDAFGDMRLKQLVARLGLGISIWTRQKGIAEIATEIARRVLSSGLAGAEQSIRELINIRVNGLESLVELLAPLWVRHEAAGSLRRAPRQMAALNGLYFADFTARMYVRRALWPDSAFEMCPISETSSENRVAHVADEIAKYLMARRPRLKTPKDALGYLKRQKLSLYATLLPPVPSPEELAQLSLEFPSVTFLLHTGERALPIEQLPDLVEPLPELAPEEEVEASDRYNNIVGLLGTQDG; this is encoded by the coding sequence ATGGCCACCCAGGTCTTCATCAGTTACAGCTCGAAGGATGCTGCGGCGGTCGCGCTCTGCCACGCCCTGGGAAACGCACTGAAGGCCGCTGGCTACGAGCCGTTCATCGACAGGTGGGATATCTCGCCCGGGGACAAGTGGGAGCAGGGGATTCGCGTGGCGCTGGCGGAGAGCCATGCGGCCGTCATCCTTTTCTCTGAGTCCACCCTGACGCACCACTATGTGCTCTACGAGACGGGCATCCTCAGTATCCGGTGTCACCTGGATGAGGGCTTCAAGCTCATTCCCGTTCTTTTCGACGCAGTAACGCCGGAACACCTCACCCGAAGGCGCTTCGCGCCATCAGCGATCGCCGACATCCAGAGCGTCAAGCTCACCACGACCGAACAGCTCCTCGAGAAGATCGTCCAACTGCTCGGTCCGGCAAGCGGACGGGTAGGCCACAGGACGGTCGTGGACTCCCTCGCCGACAACATCGCTATGGAACTGGACGCCTTCGGGGACATGCGGCTGAAGCAATTGGTCGCCAGGCTCGGGCTGGGTATCAGCATCTGGACCCGGCAGAAGGGCATTGCCGAGATTGCCACCGAAATCGCCCGCCGCGTGCTCAGCAGCGGCTTGGCCGGTGCGGAACAGAGCATCCGCGAGCTGATCAACATCCGTGTCAACGGGCTTGAGTCCTTGGTGGAGCTCCTTGCCCCACTGTGGGTGAGACACGAGGCCGCCGGGAGCCTCCGGCGGGCACCTCGCCAGATGGCGGCACTGAATGGGCTCTACTTCGCCGACTTCACCGCGCGGATGTACGTGCGTCGGGCCCTCTGGCCGGATTCGGCCTTTGAGATGTGCCCCATTTCCGAGACGAGCAGCGAGAACCGCGTTGCGCATGTGGCCGATGAAATCGCGAAGTACCTGATGGCCAGGCGCCCCCGCCTCAAGACTCCGAAGGACGCTCTGGGTTATCTCAAGCGGCAGAAGCTCAGTCTCTACGCCACCCTGCTGCCGCCGGTTCCCAGTCCCGAGGAGTTGGCGCAGCTCTCGTTGGAGTTCCCCAGCGTGACATTTTTGCTCCACACCGGGGAGCGAGCACTTCCCATCGAGCAGCTTCCAGACCTCGTGGAGCCGCTCCCGGAACTCGCACCGGAGGAGGAGGTAGAGGCCAGTGATCGGTACAACAATATCGTTGGGTTGCTCGGTACCCAGGACGGCTAG
- a CDS encoding AAA family ATPase, with amino-acid sequence MKFDKVFFNPDADAGSARMPKANSGARDRRDGSIYAYTGDIILLVNAALATGRPLLIEGPPGSGKSSLAPSIARKLGWWYLEQVITSRTTARDLLWEFDSLRRLHDAQVREKTLPPKPAYVTPGVLWWAFDPVGASKRGMEGSQEKPLPNPGRSTGKKPKNAAVVLLDEIDKAEPDVPNDLLVPLGSGQFTVDETGVLVRAQRPLLLVVTTNGERDLPPAFIRRCVRMKLEAHTQAQLVDIAMRHHGAEGSRLYQRLAEWLVQEREAARERGIREPSTAEFLDAIQACKDLKLDIETQDDLKSEDWQKLSRAVLLKVDPPELGEA; translated from the coding sequence ATGAAGTTCGACAAGGTCTTCTTCAATCCTGACGCCGACGCCGGATCGGCGCGGATGCCGAAGGCCAACTCGGGGGCCAGAGACCGCCGCGATGGGAGCATCTACGCTTACACGGGGGACATCATCCTCCTGGTGAACGCGGCACTGGCCACCGGACGGCCCCTGTTGATCGAGGGTCCCCCGGGCTCCGGCAAGTCGTCCCTGGCCCCCAGCATCGCCCGGAAGCTGGGTTGGTGGTACCTGGAGCAGGTCATCACATCTCGGACGACTGCCAGGGACCTTCTCTGGGAATTCGACTCCCTCCGGCGCCTGCACGATGCCCAGGTGCGGGAGAAGACGCTCCCACCGAAGCCTGCTTACGTGACTCCCGGCGTGCTCTGGTGGGCGTTCGACCCTGTTGGCGCGAGCAAGCGGGGAATGGAGGGGAGCCAGGAGAAGCCGCTCCCCAACCCGGGGCGGTCCACTGGAAAGAAGCCGAAGAACGCCGCAGTGGTCTTACTGGACGAGATAGACAAGGCAGAGCCCGACGTGCCGAACGACCTGCTGGTGCCGCTGGGCTCCGGCCAGTTCACGGTGGATGAGACGGGCGTTCTCGTTCGCGCACAACGTCCCTTGCTGCTGGTTGTCACCACGAATGGTGAAAGGGACCTTCCCCCGGCCTTCATCCGCAGGTGCGTGCGCATGAAGCTGGAGGCGCATACCCAGGCGCAGCTCGTCGACATCGCCATGAGGCACCATGGGGCTGAGGGGAGCAGGCTCTACCAGCGGCTCGCGGAGTGGCTCGTCCAGGAGCGCGAGGCCGCCAGGGAGCGGGGCATCCGCGAGCCCAGCACTGCGGAGTTCCTAGACGCCATCCAGGCGTGCAAGGACCTCAAGCTGGATATCGAGACACAGGATGATCTGAAGTCGGAGGACTGGCAGAAGCTGTCACGCGCTGTCCTCCTCAAGGTCGACCCTCCGGAGTTGGGGGAGGCCTAG
- a CDS encoding MetQ/NlpA family ABC transporter substrate-binding protein gives MKRSLVFLLLSAAVLLAGCKAPTSEAPPADGVRTLKVGVNPVPHGEILRAAVPVALRDGVRIEVVEFTDYVQPNIALSDGQLDANYFQHVPYLERFSADRKLSLSSVGPVHLEPLALYSTKYRQLAELPEGAQVTIPSDPSNAARALRLLEAQGLVRLREGAGAAATVQDVVGNPRRLELREIDAEQQPRTLEDVAAAVINGNYFLEARKHLELKANVLASESPKENPYANVLAVKKGDEARPEVQALVRALHSEEVRRFIESRYGGAVISAF, from the coding sequence GTGAAACGTTCCCTTGTCTTCCTTCTGCTGTCCGCCGCCGTGCTGCTGGCCGGCTGCAAAGCCCCCACTTCCGAGGCGCCTCCAGCTGATGGCGTCCGCACCCTGAAGGTGGGCGTCAACCCGGTGCCGCACGGAGAAATCCTTCGCGCCGCGGTGCCCGTGGCCCTGCGCGACGGAGTACGCATCGAGGTGGTGGAGTTCACCGACTACGTGCAGCCGAACATCGCGCTGTCGGATGGCCAGCTCGACGCCAACTACTTCCAGCACGTGCCCTACCTGGAGCGCTTCAGCGCGGACCGGAAGCTGTCGCTGAGCAGCGTGGGTCCGGTCCACCTGGAGCCGCTGGCGCTCTACTCCACGAAGTACCGCCAGCTCGCGGAGCTGCCCGAGGGCGCGCAGGTCACGATTCCCTCCGACCCCAGCAACGCGGCCCGCGCGCTGCGGCTGCTGGAAGCGCAAGGGCTGGTCCGACTGCGAGAGGGCGCGGGCGCCGCCGCCACCGTGCAGGACGTGGTGGGCAACCCGCGCCGGCTGGAGCTGCGTGAAATCGACGCGGAGCAGCAGCCGCGCACGCTGGAGGACGTCGCCGCCGCCGTCATCAACGGCAACTACTTCCTGGAGGCGCGGAAGCACCTCGAGCTGAAGGCGAACGTCCTCGCCAGCGAGTCCCCGAAGGAGAACCCGTACGCCAACGTGCTCGCCGTGAAGAAGGGCGATGAGGCGCGGCCCGAGGTCCAGGCGCTGGTGCGGGCGCTCCACTCCGAGGAGGTGCGGAGGTTCATCGAGTCCCGGTACGGAGGCGCGGTGATATCGGCGTTTTGA
- a CDS encoding methionine ABC transporter permease, whose protein sequence is MSSELLRSLWVATGETLYMTSAAAVLVLLAGLPLGVLLVITDRGGLWERPALSRVLGTLVNVGRSVPFIILMVAIVPLTRVLVGTTIGTTAAIVPLVVAAIPFMGRVVEQGLREVDSGLVEAAVAMGATRRRVVFGVLVPEALPSLVRGTALMVISLLGYSAMAGAVGGGGLGDLAVKYGYMRFRTDVMLGCLVVLLVLVQLVQWLGDGLASRFERTSS, encoded by the coding sequence GTGTCTAGCGAGCTGCTGCGCTCCCTGTGGGTGGCCACCGGCGAGACGCTCTACATGACGTCGGCGGCCGCGGTGCTGGTGCTGCTGGCGGGCCTGCCGCTGGGCGTGCTGCTGGTCATCACGGACCGGGGTGGACTGTGGGAGCGACCGGCACTGAGCCGCGTGCTGGGAACTCTCGTCAACGTGGGCCGCTCCGTTCCCTTCATCATCCTCATGGTGGCCATCGTTCCGCTCACCCGAGTGCTGGTCGGCACCACCATCGGCACCACGGCGGCCATCGTCCCGCTGGTGGTGGCGGCCATTCCGTTCATGGGGCGCGTGGTGGAGCAGGGCCTGCGCGAGGTGGACTCCGGACTGGTGGAGGCCGCCGTCGCCATGGGCGCCACCCGCCGCCGCGTCGTCTTCGGAGTGCTCGTCCCGGAGGCCCTGCCTTCGCTCGTACGGGGCACTGCGCTGATGGTCATCAGTCTGCTCGGCTACAGCGCCATGGCTGGCGCCGTGGGCGGCGGTGGGCTGGGCGACCTGGCCGTGAAGTACGGCTACATGCGCTTCCGCACCGACGTCATGCTGGGCTGCCTGGTGGTGCTGCTGGTGCTGGTGCAGCTCGTCCAATGGCTCGGTGACGGGCTGGCCTCTCGCTTCGAGCGCACCTCGTCCTGA